The following are from one region of the Bacteroidetes Order II. bacterium genome:
- the rsmH gene encoding 16S rRNA (cytosine(1402)-N(4))-methyltransferase RsmH, with protein sequence MKRSAKGNVEEAPQPYATPYHTPVLCKEVCLHLIGDPNGIYVDGTLGGGGHTAALLDQLASGARVIGIDQDQEALRVAGERLKHDTRFTPLYGNFGHLKALLQQLEIDTVDGILLDLGVSSHQLDNRSRGFSFQGAGPLDMRMDSQTGMPASALINHLDEQALRRIIWTFGEEKRAVTIVRNMLKKRPFETTEAFADCIREVVKGPEQHKTLARVFQAFRIAVNEELTVLEDVLRATLTLVKPGGKLAVITYHSLEDRPVKRFLKFGNFEGVPYKDFFGNLITPWQLILPKAIEATENEIFTNPRARSAKLRIATRTETPSA encoded by the coding sequence ATGAAGCGCTCCGCCAAGGGCAACGTAGAGGAAGCGCCTCAACCATACGCGACCCCATACCACACCCCTGTTCTTTGTAAAGAAGTTTGTTTGCACCTGATAGGAGATCCTAATGGCATCTATGTGGATGGAACCTTGGGGGGAGGTGGTCATACAGCGGCACTCTTAGACCAATTAGCGTCGGGAGCACGGGTCATTGGCATTGACCAAGACCAAGAGGCCCTCCGTGTTGCAGGTGAAAGGCTGAAGCATGACACACGCTTCACTCCACTATATGGCAATTTTGGCCATCTGAAGGCACTCTTGCAACAACTCGAAATTGACACAGTGGATGGGATTCTGCTGGATCTGGGCGTCTCGTCTCACCAGTTAGACAACCGCTCCAGAGGATTCAGTTTTCAAGGAGCTGGCCCTTTAGATATGCGAATGGATTCCCAAACGGGTATGCCAGCCTCAGCCTTAATCAATCATCTGGACGAACAGGCGCTCCGGCGCATCATTTGGACGTTTGGAGAAGAAAAGCGTGCGGTTACAATAGTGCGGAATATGCTAAAAAAACGTCCTTTCGAGACAACAGAAGCGTTTGCGGATTGTATTAGGGAGGTTGTTAAGGGACCAGAACAGCATAAAACGCTTGCACGTGTTTTTCAGGCATTTAGGATTGCCGTAAATGAAGAATTGACCGTTTTAGAAGACGTTCTGCGTGCAACACTCACCCTTGTGAAGCCCGGTGGTAAACTCGCCGTAATCACTTATCATTCACTGGAAGACCGCCCCGTGAAACGATTCTTGAAATTTGGAAACTTTGAGGGAGTACCATATAAAGATTTTTTTGGAAATCTAATAACGCCTTGGCAATTAATCCTGCCAAAAGCTATTGAGGCAACCGAAAACGAAATTTTTACAAATCCTCGTGCTCGAAGTGCAAAACTGCGCATCGCAACACGAACCGAAACACCATCGGCATGA
- a CDS encoding division/cell wall cluster transcriptional repressor MraZ, whose protein sequence is MAGFKGQADYSVDAKGRVALPAKMRRALSPAANDTFVLTRGIERCVYLYPLDVWNKKETAEFEHLNQYEPETRAMLRSMYRWADEETLDGQGRVTISKRLIEFAGIAEKVTIIGALDRIEIWNPDVLIAELAEEDAQYGTRIQSVMGKREAE, encoded by the coding sequence ATGGCCGGATTTAAAGGACAAGCAGATTATTCAGTAGATGCGAAAGGGCGAGTAGCCCTTCCAGCAAAGATGCGCCGTGCCCTAAGTCCCGCTGCCAACGATACATTTGTCCTTACGCGGGGCATTGAGCGATGTGTATATCTTTACCCTTTGGATGTCTGGAATAAGAAAGAAACTGCTGAATTTGAGCACCTAAATCAATACGAGCCAGAGACCCGTGCCATGCTTCGCTCGATGTATCGCTGGGCAGATGAGGAAACTTTAGACGGACAAGGACGCGTCACCATTTCCAAACGGCTCATTGAATTTGCAGGCATTGCAGAGAAAGTGACCATTATCGGTGCATTAGACCGTATCGAAATTTGGAATCCGGATGTGCTAATCGCCGAACTGGCCGAGGAAGATGCCCAATATGGCACCCGAATCCAGTCGGTAATGGGAAAACGGGAGGCCGAATGA
- a CDS encoding isochorismate synthase, whose product MDNRFVATAYDLELRFPVLPYQPEVLSPVANLCQQIERLYDEIPRHRKVLRLVRLEAQASEIDVFSWLSAQEQHQKLFWGDRDRKGRVAAVGVAHAIVSQASGFPFRRIAEAQRLLKSEPSARFYGGLRFEHTVPDEEWEPFGQFSFFLPRFEMIQVAESYKLVCNLVFPSDFGQLESIKAELNALTFPETPLTGHFSLPISRDNEPKVRAWQKKILWLLEAFSKEELHKVVLARKAVFRFPEPLNPVLLLKKLYECKPDCFHFFFQPDHGISFIAATPERLYGRDGQHILSEAVAGTRPRGQAPAQDAAIAQELLHSEKDLREHNYVRTFIRDALSGFCDTLQTDDQATLMTLTRRMHLYARVEGTLKPNVRDADLLRALHPTPAVGGYPTSEAVSTIAALEPFDRGWYAGPIGWIGAEAAEFAVGIRSGLLRRDTLSLYSGAGIVLGSTPEDEWAEIEQKISDFLEVLGLEV is encoded by the coding sequence TTGGATAACAGATTTGTTGCAACTGCTTATGATTTGGAATTGAGATTTCCTGTTTTGCCATATCAGCCGGAGGTTTTGTCTCCTGTCGCAAATTTGTGCCAGCAAATAGAGCGATTGTATGACGAAATACCGAGACACCGCAAGGTGCTCCGGTTGGTGCGTTTAGAAGCCCAGGCGTCTGAAATAGATGTCTTCTCTTGGTTATCAGCACAAGAACAGCATCAGAAATTGTTTTGGGGAGACCGCGACCGAAAAGGGCGGGTTGCGGCAGTGGGAGTGGCTCATGCCATTGTATCACAAGCCTCAGGATTCCCCTTCCGCCGTATAGCCGAGGCGCAACGCTTGTTAAAAAGTGAGCCCAGTGCCCGTTTCTACGGAGGATTACGGTTTGAACATACTGTACCCGATGAAGAATGGGAGCCTTTTGGTCAGTTCAGCTTTTTTCTTCCGCGTTTCGAGATGATACAAGTGGCCGAGTCGTATAAATTGGTCTGTAACCTTGTATTTCCCAGTGATTTTGGCCAGCTCGAATCCATCAAAGCTGAGTTAAATGCCCTAACGTTTCCTGAAACGCCCCTGACGGGTCATTTTTCATTGCCCATAAGCCGCGATAATGAACCCAAAGTACGGGCATGGCAGAAAAAAATTCTGTGGTTGTTGGAAGCCTTTTCCAAAGAAGAGTTGCATAAAGTGGTACTGGCACGAAAAGCCGTCTTCCGTTTCCCCGAACCCCTCAACCCAGTATTATTGCTCAAAAAACTCTATGAATGTAAGCCGGATTGTTTTCATTTCTTCTTTCAACCAGACCATGGAATCTCTTTTATAGCAGCCACACCGGAACGGTTGTATGGCCGTGATGGGCAACATATCCTGAGCGAAGCCGTTGCCGGTACACGGCCCAGAGGCCAAGCACCCGCACAAGATGCGGCCATTGCACAAGAGTTATTACACTCCGAAAAAGACTTGCGAGAGCATAATTACGTTCGAACCTTCATCCGAGATGCCCTTTCCGGATTCTGTGATACCCTGCAAACAGACGATCAGGCCACCCTCATGACCCTTACCCGTCGGATGCACTTATATGCCCGTGTAGAAGGAACACTTAAACCCAATGTACGAGATGCCGACTTGCTCCGTGCGCTCCATCCCACACCCGCCGTAGGCGGATACCCGACCTCGGAAGCCGTTTCTACCATTGCCGCATTAGAGCCGTTCGATAGGGGCTGGTATGCTGGCCCCATTGGCTGGATTGGCGCAGAGGCTGCCGAGTTTGCGGTCGGTATTCGTAGTGGCCTTCTCCGACGGGATACCTTATCGCTGTATTCGGGGGCTGGGATTGTTCTGGGTTCGACGCCGGAAGACGAATGGGCAGAAATTGAGCAGAAGATTTCCGATTTTCTCGAAGTGCTTGGATTAGAGGTTTAG
- a CDS encoding methyltransferase domain-containing protein, translating into MNVIIKKVIRRIVAHFLRGHTYYCPVCDGHFRKFLPGGANKRANAQCPVCGSLERHRAFWLFLQDSLLPKQPLRVLHFAPEACFEKIFRNWKPWTYVTTDLYVQGVDIHLDIENLAVDDASYDLVMCHHVLPEVRNDVQALKELYRILTPGGCLLMQNPYDAMSPITLHADDLTLAERHHLWGKYADQYQHHYGKDLPETLGSIGFDVRTIQAENHFPASLVQHNRLAGTLFVCKKPFGPA; encoded by the coding sequence ATGAATGTAATCATAAAAAAGGTGATTCGCCGAATCGTGGCTCATTTTTTACGTGGCCACACATATTATTGCCCGGTATGCGACGGGCACTTTAGGAAATTCTTGCCCGGTGGCGCCAATAAACGCGCCAATGCCCAATGCCCTGTCTGCGGCTCCTTAGAAAGACACCGCGCATTTTGGCTGTTTCTTCAGGATTCTCTGTTGCCAAAGCAACCACTGCGGGTGCTGCACTTTGCACCCGAAGCTTGTTTTGAGAAGATTTTTCGTAATTGGAAACCCTGGACTTACGTTACGACAGATCTTTATGTACAAGGAGTAGATATTCACTTAGACATAGAAAATTTAGCCGTTGACGATGCCTCATACGACTTGGTAATGTGCCACCACGTTTTACCGGAAGTCCGAAACGATGTACAAGCACTTAAAGAACTCTATAGGATTTTAACACCCGGTGGCTGCCTGTTGATGCAAAACCCCTACGATGCAATGTCGCCCATCACCCTTCATGCAGACGACCTCACTCTGGCAGAACGACATCATTTATGGGGTAAATACGCAGATCAATACCAACATCACTATGGCAAAGACCTTCCTGAAACACTGGGAAGCATCGGATTTGATGTACGGACTATTCAGGCTGAAAACCATTTCCCAGCCAGTCTTGTGCAGCACAATCGCTTGGCTGGAACCCTGTTCGTGTGTAAAAAACCCTTTGGCCCCGCCTAA
- the nagB gene encoding glucosamine-6-phosphate deaminase, whose translation MSNTTRIQARSSHAMRLERLPVLIFDDPAQMARQVARKVANLIQDRAVTGRMAVLGLPTGSTPIGVYRELVRMHQEEGLDFSNVITFNLDEYYPMKPDALQSYHRFMEENLFKHVNVPRKNIHIPRGDIPREEVDTHCDEYEWQIKKAGGIDLMLLGIGRSGHIGFNEPGSRRDDRTRMVVLDEVTRRDAAGDFFEEKNVPREAITMGVGSILECREIILMATGEHKGYIIRKAVEEEPNSSVTASFLQEHLQCTFYVDRASASELTREKTPWIVGDVSWSAEMARKAVVWLAKKIKKPILHLETADFHHHHMHDLVNAHGTADELTYKIFMELRDRIKYQPELPKKKSCICFSPHPDDDVISMGGMLGKLAQNKNDVTVAYMTNGSVAVFDMDVERHLRFLEMSARLHGGAEGEARIKAFTRPIFDFITHKKPGQIDTAEIQQLKAYIRYTEAIAGIEVMGLHEKDARFLDMPFYKTGEVKKAPIGEDDVQIVLDLFNEHKPDHIYVAGDLSDPHGTHRMCYTAIKRALEKYNQQEGVKKPLVWLYRGAWQEWEIEKADIFLPMSKADLSQKIDAIYKHESQKDRALFPGSDAREFWERARDRNVGLAREMDALGLPEFYAAEAYVTCHEMP comes from the coding sequence ATGTCAAACACCACACGAATTCAGGCCAGATCCAGTCATGCCATGCGCTTGGAGAGATTGCCTGTCCTCATTTTTGATGATCCGGCACAAATGGCGCGACAAGTTGCCAGAAAAGTGGCCAACCTTATCCAAGACCGTGCCGTTACCGGAAGAATGGCCGTATTGGGCCTTCCGACAGGTTCTACACCTATTGGCGTTTATCGTGAATTGGTTCGGATGCACCAAGAAGAAGGGTTGGATTTTTCCAATGTCATCACGTTTAACCTCGACGAATATTACCCGATGAAGCCCGATGCGCTGCAAAGTTATCATCGGTTTATGGAGGAAAATCTTTTCAAACATGTCAATGTTCCTCGTAAGAATATCCATATTCCCCGTGGCGATATCCCCCGTGAAGAAGTGGACACGCATTGCGATGAATATGAATGGCAAATTAAAAAGGCGGGTGGAATAGACCTGATGTTATTGGGCATAGGTCGAAGTGGGCATATTGGCTTCAATGAGCCGGGTTCTCGCCGCGACGATCGTACCCGAATGGTTGTTTTGGACGAAGTGACACGCCGAGATGCTGCTGGGGATTTCTTCGAAGAGAAAAATGTCCCTCGCGAAGCCATCACGATGGGGGTAGGGTCAATTCTAGAGTGCCGTGAAATCATCCTAATGGCCACGGGTGAACACAAAGGTTATATTATCCGAAAAGCCGTAGAAGAAGAACCCAATAGCAGTGTGACCGCCTCGTTTTTGCAGGAACACCTCCAGTGTACCTTCTATGTGGATCGGGCGTCGGCGAGTGAATTAACACGCGAAAAAACACCTTGGATTGTGGGTGATGTTTCATGGAGTGCCGAAATGGCCCGTAAAGCGGTTGTTTGGTTGGCTAAAAAAATCAAAAAACCAATCCTGCATCTGGAAACCGCAGACTTTCACCACCACCATATGCACGATTTGGTCAATGCTCATGGGACTGCGGATGAACTGACGTATAAAATCTTTATGGAGCTTCGGGATCGTATCAAATACCAGCCTGAATTGCCCAAGAAAAAGTCTTGTATCTGCTTTAGTCCCCATCCAGACGATGATGTCATCTCGATGGGAGGGATGCTCGGAAAATTAGCCCAGAACAAAAATGATGTGACCGTTGCTTACATGACGAACGGATCGGTTGCCGTATTTGATATGGATGTGGAACGCCATCTGAGGTTTCTAGAGATGTCTGCACGGCTCCACGGCGGTGCGGAAGGAGAAGCCCGTATCAAAGCCTTTACACGTCCGATTTTTGATTTTATCACCCACAAAAAACCCGGCCAAATAGACACTGCCGAGATTCAACAGTTGAAGGCTTATATCCGATACACCGAAGCCATTGCCGGAATTGAAGTAATGGGCTTGCACGAAAAGGACGCACGTTTTCTGGATATGCCCTTTTATAAGACAGGGGAGGTAAAAAAAGCCCCCATTGGCGAAGACGATGTTCAGATTGTTTTAGACCTCTTCAATGAGCACAAGCCAGATCATATTTATGTGGCAGGGGATTTGTCTGATCCGCATGGAACACACCGAATGTGTTATACGGCCATCAAGCGGGCATTAGAGAAATATAACCAACAAGAAGGGGTGAAGAAACCACTCGTTTGGCTATACCGTGGGGCTTGGCAAGAATGGGAAATTGAGAAAGCCGATATCTTTTTACCCATGTCTAAAGCAGACCTAAGCCAAAAAATTGACGCCATCTACAAACATGAAAGTCAAAAAGACCGGGCCCTTTTTCCTGGTTCGGATGCCCGTGAATTTTGGGAACGGGCGCGCGACCGCAATGTGGGCTTAGCCCGCGAAATGGATGCCCTTGGTTTACCAGAATTTTATGCGGCGGAGGCCTATGTGACCTGCCACGAAATGCCATAA
- a CDS encoding carboxypeptidase-like regulatory domain-containing protein, with amino-acid sequence MKRKCWSILLLLVLYTGTAWAQSGKIAGRVTDAATGLGLPGVTLQVLGTTQGNVSDTEGYFSIINVRPGTYTIRVSFIGYETVNVSDVRVSTNLTTPLNVQLKEETTLTEVTVIAERPVVQKDVSNSTASIGAQEVARLPVASVTGAVGLQAGIQGLSFRGSGSDELSFNVNGLTLRDERDNSPITNIPLSSVEEIQVQTGGFNAEYGNVRSGVVNVITKEGKRDRYEASINVRYSPPAQKNIGPAANDLNSYWIRRFIDPQVAMTGTGSWDQATRDQYGTFEGWIAVSEKRLKDDDPTNDMTPEALQKAFLWQHRKNMQINRPDYNVDFGFGGPIPGLNKIGNTRFYASFIQNQDIYMIPLNTDRYRDYNGHIKVTSDVAKGMKFSLEGMMGRQSGTSASRSGAPGFFRSASGIASNLTSVSFIDSRIFSQDYWNPTEVNSKMFGATFNHALNGKSYYEIQAAYLATEYDTVPGEGRDISIIQTFGGVGFDEGPYGFMPNPSNGVDGMRMGVGMSNARDSSFVGVFNLKGNYTNQLNRFLQVRTGFELNQSNTKVNYGNFDSYLPSSNSQSKWDRSPIRGALFAQTKLEFNGMVANLGLRADYFHAGGDWYVLDPFSNVLSSKGSPELENQEKAPTKKILEFSPRVGVSFPVTTLSKLYFNYGHFRSMPAPENLFLVRYATTTGQITRIANPNNPLPKTVAYELGYEQSVAEQFLIRVAGYYKDVSLQPYLVNYVSKNNTVNYTTSEPNLYEDIRGFEVTLSRNRGWLQGFVNFTYMVNSSGYFGYGTVYQNPQAMRNYVNDDAVRRAAQSKPQPYPYGRLNIDLISPDDWGPKVGNMNPLGGWKTSVIVSWQDGGKATWVGGGSKPGVERNVDVVDFWNMNLRFAKSFYIGKRGVEFFADVFNVLNTKRLSSYGYFDGVDINKYRLSLHLPESPDYPNIPGNDKFGTFRKPGVAYQPTTGIQNRSSVTASGDVLYYEFDTKSYIQFKDGQWVDADKSFVDAVLNEKRYIDMPNQEFLNFLDPRDFWFGLRIKL; translated from the coding sequence ATGAAACGCAAATGCTGGAGTATCCTGCTTTTGCTTGTGCTGTACACTGGTACGGCTTGGGCACAAAGCGGAAAAATTGCCGGACGGGTTACTGATGCCGCAACTGGGCTGGGGCTTCCCGGTGTTACATTGCAGGTACTTGGAACCACGCAGGGCAATGTGTCGGACACGGAGGGTTATTTCTCCATTATTAATGTCCGACCGGGAACGTACACGATTCGCGTCTCCTTCATTGGTTACGAGACCGTAAATGTGAGCGATGTGCGGGTGAGTACCAACCTGACTACCCCGCTGAATGTACAACTAAAAGAAGAAACGACCCTAACGGAAGTAACGGTTATTGCCGAACGTCCCGTAGTCCAAAAGGATGTTTCTAACTCGACCGCCAGTATTGGGGCACAGGAAGTGGCTCGCCTACCCGTAGCCTCGGTTACAGGAGCTGTGGGCCTACAAGCTGGTATTCAAGGACTCTCGTTTCGGGGTTCAGGCTCCGACGAATTGTCTTTTAACGTCAATGGCCTCACCCTGCGCGATGAACGCGACAACTCGCCGATTACCAATATCCCGCTGTCTTCGGTAGAGGAAATTCAGGTGCAAACAGGGGGCTTTAATGCCGAATATGGCAACGTAAGGTCTGGTGTGGTAAACGTGATCACGAAGGAAGGAAAGCGGGATCGCTATGAAGCCAGTATTAATGTGCGGTATAGTCCGCCAGCACAAAAAAATATTGGGCCAGCAGCCAATGACTTAAATTCGTACTGGATTCGCCGTTTCATAGACCCACAAGTGGCGATGACCGGAACAGGCTCTTGGGACCAAGCCACGCGGGACCAATATGGAACCTTTGAAGGATGGATCGCCGTTTCCGAAAAACGATTAAAGGACGATGATCCAACCAACGATATGACGCCGGAAGCCTTGCAAAAAGCATTTTTATGGCAGCATCGGAAGAATATGCAGATCAATCGTCCTGATTACAATGTGGACTTTGGATTTGGCGGTCCTATTCCTGGCCTGAACAAAATCGGGAATACCCGCTTTTATGCTTCTTTTATCCAAAACCAAGACATTTACATGATTCCACTCAATACCGATCGGTATCGAGATTATAATGGCCACATTAAAGTTACATCGGACGTAGCGAAAGGCATGAAGTTCTCGCTGGAAGGCATGATGGGGCGGCAAAGTGGGACTTCTGCAAGCCGTTCGGGTGCTCCAGGCTTTTTCCGTTCTGCCTCTGGTATCGCCAGCAACCTGACAAGTGTGAGTTTTATTGATTCGCGGATTTTCTCGCAGGATTATTGGAACCCAACCGAGGTAAATAGCAAGATGTTTGGTGCTACATTCAACCATGCATTGAACGGTAAAAGCTATTATGAAATTCAGGCGGCTTATTTGGCTACGGAATACGATACGGTTCCGGGAGAAGGTCGGGATATTTCGATTATACAAACCTTTGGGGGTGTTGGTTTTGACGAAGGCCCTTATGGCTTTATGCCCAATCCTTCTAATGGCGTAGATGGGATGCGGATGGGTGTAGGGATGTCTAACGCTCGCGACTCCAGTTTTGTTGGGGTCTTTAACCTAAAGGGGAACTATACCAATCAACTCAATCGTTTTCTACAAGTTCGGACTGGTTTTGAGCTAAACCAGAGCAACACCAAAGTGAATTATGGCAACTTTGACTCATACTTGCCCTCCAGTAATTCACAGTCCAAATGGGATCGCTCGCCCATTCGTGGGGCACTGTTTGCACAAACCAAATTGGAATTTAATGGAATGGTAGCCAACCTCGGTTTGCGTGCAGACTATTTCCATGCGGGCGGAGACTGGTATGTTTTAGACCCATTCTCGAATGTATTATCTTCCAAAGGGTCTCCCGAATTGGAAAATCAAGAAAAGGCCCCAACGAAGAAGATTTTGGAGTTTAGCCCGCGCGTAGGTGTTTCTTTCCCCGTCACAACGCTTTCCAAGTTGTATTTCAACTACGGCCACTTCCGCTCCATGCCTGCCCCCGAGAACTTGTTCTTGGTGCGGTATGCCACCACAACCGGACAAATAACCCGCATCGCCAATCCGAATAACCCATTACCCAAAACGGTTGCCTACGAATTGGGCTACGAACAGTCGGTTGCGGAGCAATTCTTGATTCGTGTTGCCGGATATTATAAAGACGTATCTCTCCAGCCTTATCTGGTAAACTATGTCTCTAAAAACAATACCGTAAACTATACTACATCCGAACCCAATTTGTATGAAGACATTCGTGGCTTCGAAGTGACGCTTTCTCGGAATCGCGGTTGGTTGCAAGGATTTGTCAACTTTACCTATATGGTGAATTCTTCAGGCTACTTTGGCTATGGAACGGTTTATCAAAATCCGCAAGCCATGCGGAACTATGTAAACGACGATGCGGTACGCCGTGCTGCCCAATCCAAACCGCAACCATACCCCTATGGGCGGTTGAACATAGACTTGATTTCGCCGGATGATTGGGGGCCTAAAGTGGGAAATATGAACCCCTTGGGTGGATGGAAGACTAGTGTAATTGTGTCTTGGCAAGATGGCGGTAAAGCAACCTGGGTGGGCGGGGGCTCTAAACCAGGTGTCGAGCGCAATGTGGATGTGGTGGACTTTTGGAACATGAACCTGCGGTTTGCCAAGTCCTTTTATATCGGAAAGAGGGGGGTAGAGTTTTTTGCTGATGTGTTTAACGTATTGAATACCAAACGCTTATCCTCATATGGCTATTTCGATGGCGTGGACATCAACAAATATCGCCTTTCCTTACATTTGCCGGAATCGCCCGACTATCCCAACATCCCAGGCAATGACAAATTCGGAACGTTCCGTAAGCCAGGAGTGGCTTACCAGCCCACGACTGGCATCCAAAATCGAAGCAGCGTCACAGCTTCCGGAGATGTATTGTATTATGAGTTCGATACCAAGTCCTATATCCAATTCAAAGATGGTCAGTGGGTGGATGCGGATAAAAGTTTTGTGGACGCTGTACTGAACGAAAAACGCTACATTGACATGCCAAATCAGGAATTTCTGAACTTCTTAGACCCACGTGACTTCTGGTTTGGACTACGGATTAAGTTGTAA
- a CDS encoding PorV/PorQ family protein, which yields MKMTNIFVFLLLVMPVSLWAQKDNQQKLAQTGMKFLAASPDPRAAGLGDAITALEGGAEMMFYNPAGMANMNGKLSASFGQMAWIADINYNLAGVAFKAGNIGTFGVSVMNVDYGEIKATVRADNDRGYLDLPNSIHPVAMSVGLSYARSLSDRFAIGGSVKRVTQDLGSAATQFDKTLGDYVYESYKQSVMAYDFGVLYKTGFKSLQFAFNARNFAKEIKYEEETFQLPLSMRMGISMDLLDFSAMGQDHNLLLSVDAEHPRDFPEVLKVGTEYSFRNLLSLRAGYAFPSDQQGLTFGGGVQLKRGDRKVQADYSYTQFGIFNAVQRIGIKIGL from the coding sequence ATGAAAATGACCAATATCTTTGTCTTTTTGTTGCTCGTGATGCCTGTAAGCCTGTGGGCACAAAAAGACAATCAACAAAAATTAGCCCAAACGGGGATGAAGTTCTTAGCGGCTTCGCCTGATCCGCGTGCCGCTGGTTTGGGAGATGCCATAACGGCCTTGGAAGGTGGGGCGGAGATGATGTTCTACAATCCAGCAGGGATGGCCAATATGAATGGTAAGTTGAGCGCCTCATTTGGTCAGATGGCTTGGATTGCCGACATCAACTACAACCTAGCAGGTGTGGCCTTTAAGGCTGGAAACATCGGAACGTTTGGTGTAAGTGTGATGAATGTGGATTATGGTGAAATTAAAGCCACTGTTCGTGCAGATAATGATCGTGGCTATTTAGATTTACCGAACAGCATTCATCCGGTGGCCATGTCGGTTGGTTTGAGTTATGCGCGTTCTTTGTCGGATCGCTTTGCCATTGGAGGCAGTGTAAAACGTGTTACCCAAGACCTTGGTAGTGCTGCTACACAATTCGACAAAACGTTGGGCGATTATGTGTACGAGTCCTACAAGCAATCCGTCATGGCCTATGACTTTGGCGTTTTATATAAAACAGGATTTAAAAGCCTGCAATTTGCTTTTAATGCGCGCAACTTTGCCAAAGAGATAAAATATGAAGAGGAAACCTTCCAACTCCCTCTTTCCATGCGCATGGGGATCTCGATGGATTTGTTGGACTTCTCGGCGATGGGCCAAGACCATAATTTATTACTCTCGGTTGATGCTGAACACCCCCGTGATTTTCCGGAGGTTCTTAAAGTTGGGACAGAGTATTCTTTCCGGAATTTGCTCTCTTTACGCGCCGGATATGCCTTCCCTTCAGACCAACAGGGCCTTACTTTTGGTGGAGGGGTACAATTGAAACGGGGCGACCGAAAGGTACAGGCGGATTACTCGTACACCCAATTTGGGATATTCAATGCCGTTCAGCGGATCGGTATTAAAATTGGACTCTAA